A stretch of Lathyrus oleraceus cultivar Zhongwan6 chromosome 6, CAAS_Psat_ZW6_1.0, whole genome shotgun sequence DNA encodes these proteins:
- the LOC127098056 gene encoding protein SIEVE ELEMENT OCCLUSION B produces the protein MSLSNGTKLPNPFDLNDSHILDKVYLTHLHDDDKCDKEVLFHIVSNVILKTRLAESRAGVTGFQPEFRTLKLISCQMITTPHGERYVHQTTMWILQHLKTYSWDAKALVTLAAFTLAYGNLLYLTDTSTSDQLVNTLKQLNQIQNRKVTLPVTDLVDLIMEVFLHIHEWATWSSVGYDTLEVPSLSDALEDIPVAVYWIIASIVAANGNIVGVSDYALSNFKDRLSLVDSKLKEHLKLSKGQIDTVEEYLKRKKAISNPKDIVDFLKLLIQRNGDNLLIYDGNTKTKMDIEVFREKYVLLFISSLHKVEDEILLLNSIYDRLHDNPQEIVKGYKKDDFKILWIPICGDNQNIKFDLLKNKIKLYAVEYFSELPGIGLIREKLNYWDKPIVPVLSPLGEIMNDDAMDLIFQWGIDAFPFRKKDGYDLTQKWKWFWDATKRVNLGIQVKGDRYIFIYGGGDKKWIQDFTLALEKIKRHETIIRADAIIEHYHLGKDEPKIVPRFWIEIESKRLKKHQDGLDCEIQDIVKSLLCLKQDPQGWAILTKGYNVKVLGHGEAMYQTLADFDIWKDKVLQKEGFDIAFREYYETKVRDTNVRQPCEIINVDNNINGNVIATISCPNPTCGRVMEVSSVNYKCCHHDDTPQNGKI, from the exons ATGTCACTGTCCAATGGAACTAAACTTCCAAACCCATTTGATCTGAATGATTCTCACATCCTGGATAAAGTTTATCTGACCCACCTCCATGATGATGACAAATGTGATAAAGAAGTCCTTTTCCACATTGTATCCAATGTTATACTTAAG ACAAGGCTAGCAGAAAGCAGAGCTGGTGTAACAGGTTTCCAACCAGAATTCCGCACACTGAAGCTGATTTCTTGTCAG ATGATAACAACGCCTCACGGCGAACGTTATGTACACCAAACAACAATGTGGATTCTTCAACACCTGAAAACTTATTCATGGGATGCAAAAGCACTTGTTACTCTTGCTGCTTTCACTTTGGCATATGGAAACCTTTTGTACCTCACTGATACTTCAACTTCAGATCAACTTGTTAACACTTTGAAACAGCTGAATCAAATTCAAAACAGAAAGGTCACTCTTCCTGTTACAGATTTGGTGGATTTGATAATGGAAGTGTTTCTGCATATTCATGAGTGGGCCACTTGGTCTAGTGTTGGTTATGATACTCTTGAAGTTCCTTCTTTGTCTGATGCATTGGAAGATATCCCTGTTGCTGTTTATTGGATAATTGCTTCCATTGTTGCTGCTAATGGCAACATCGTTGGTGTATC GGACTATGCGTTATCGAATTTTAAAGACAGGCTCTCTTTGGTTGATTCTAAATTGAAGGAACATCTGAAACTGAGCAAAGGACAAATAG ATACTGTAGAAGAATACTTGAAGCGCAAGAAAGCAATTTCAAATCCTAAAGATATTGTAGATTTCTTGAAGCTTTTGATCCAACGCAATGGAGATAATCTTCTAATATATGATGGCAACACCAAAACTAAAATG GATATTGAAGTGTTCAGAGAGAAATATGTGTTATTGTTCATTTCAAGCCTCCACAAAGTTGAAGATGAGATTCTGCTTTTGAATTCTATCTATGACAGATTGCATGACAATCCACAAGAAATAGTGAAAGGTTACAAAAAAGATGATTTCAAGATTTTGTGGATCCCCATCTGCGGTGACAACCAGAATATCAAGTTTGATCTTCTAAAGAACAAGATCAAACTTTATGCAGTAGAGTACTTCTCTGAATTACCAGGCATTGGACTCATACGAGAGAAGTTGAATTATTGGGATAAGCCTATTGTTCCAGTGTTGAGCCCTTTGGGTGAAATAATGAATGATGATGCAATGGACTTGATTTTTCAATGGGGAATAGATGCATTCCCTTTTAGGAAAAAGGATGGTTATGATCTTACTCAAAaatggaagtggttctgggatgCTACAAAGAGAGTCAATCTTGGAATACAG GTGAAAGGGGACAGATACATCTTCATCTATGGAGGTGGTGACAAAAAATGGATTCAAGACTTCACATTAGCATTGGAGAAAATAAAAAGGCATGAAACTATCATAAGGGCAGATGCTATAATAGAACACTATCATTTGGGAAAAGATGAGCCTAAGATTGTTCCTCGTTTTTGGATTGAAATAGAAAGCAAGAGACTTAAAAAGCACCAAGATGGTCTAGACTGTGAGATTCAAGATATTGTGAAGAGTTTGCTTTGTCTGAAACAAGATCCACAGGGTTGGGCTATTCTGACGAAAGGGTACAATGTTAAGGTTTTGGGTCATGGGGAAGCTATGTATCAAACGCTGGCTGATTTTGATATATGGAAAGATAAAGTGCTTCAAAAAGAAGGGTTTGATATTGCTTTCAGAGAATATTATGAGACAAAGGTGAGAGATACAAATGTTCGGCAGCCATGTGAAATTATCAATGTTGATAATAATATTAATGGAAATGTTATAGCTACCATATCATGCCCAAATCCAACTTGTGGGCGTGTGATGGAGGTGTCATCAGTTAACTACAAGTGCTGCCACCACGATGATACTCCACAGAATGGCAAAATCTGA